A single genomic interval of Candidatus Bathyarchaeum sp. harbors:
- a CDS encoding polyphosphate polymerase domain-containing protein has protein sequence MSDILTSHLRHEHKYPLTFLEYQILKKKLAIVLKPDKHAGPDNRYHIRSLYFDDFQNSAMFEKQAGLANRSKYRMRIYNCSDESIKLERKTKQNQFVHKDCVMLTRGDADRIIAGDVDFLGASKNGFLKKFYSNVRNNFLRPVVIVDYVREAYVHPIGNVRITFDTELHMSIGLADFFNSECSTTGIPQDQNVTLEVKFDDVLPSYIRGLFPSTICPQCSLGKF, from the coding sequence ATGTCTGATATCCTTACGTCTCATCTGAGACATGAGCACAAGTATCCGTTAACTTTTTTAGAATATCAGATTTTGAAAAAAAAGTTGGCAATCGTTCTTAAGCCTGACAAACATGCGGGACCTGACAATCGGTATCATATCAGAAGTCTTTACTTTGATGACTTCCAAAACTCGGCTATGTTTGAGAAACAAGCGGGGCTTGCCAATAGGTCAAAGTATCGTATGCGGATTTACAACTGTAGTGATGAAAGCATTAAGTTGGAACGTAAAACTAAACAAAATCAGTTTGTCCACAAGGATTGTGTAATGCTCACAAGAGGAGATGCTGACCGGATAATTGCAGGAGATGTCGACTTTCTTGGTGCTTCGAAAAATGGTTTCCTAAAAAAATTCTATTCAAATGTCCGCAATAATTTTCTTCGACCCGTTGTGATTGTAGACTATGTCCGCGAAGCTTATGTTCATCCGATTGGGAATGTTCGAATCACATTTGACACAGAACTACACATGAGCATAGGACTTGCAGACTTCTTTAATAGCGAATGCTCAACAACAGGAATCCCTCAAGACCAGAATGTAACTTTGGAAGTCAAATTTGACGATGTTTTGCCTTCGTACATCAGGGGTTTGTTTCCAAGCACAATTTGTCCTCAGTGTTCTCTAGGAAAATTTG
- a CDS encoding lamin tail domain-containing protein has protein sequence MLSNKKYLTFMSTFFVLLLISIMFGAMSCIADSAGADQTSNRSDLVINEFMADNGITIASPDGNSPDWIELYNTGSETIDLTGMYLTDDLNDPTRWQFPEATTLGPNEYLLVWADRNGGELYASFALDANGEEIGLYDSDGLTLIDSVVFLKQIQDVSYGRIPDGGSSWNYLLSVTPGYSNQNPSVETKSSVWSLVILVITFAAFGISILIINKRKAGTKN, from the coding sequence ATGTTGAGTAATAAAAAATACTTGACCTTCATGAGCACGTTTTTTGTCCTTTTGCTGATTAGCATAATGTTTGGAGCAATGTCATGCATCGCTGATTCTGCTGGAGCCGATCAGACTAGTAATCGGTCAGATTTGGTTATTAACGAATTCATGGCTGACAACGGAATTACAATTGCAAGTCCTGATGGAAATTCGCCTGATTGGATAGAACTCTACAACACTGGAAGCGAAACGATTGATTTAACTGGGATGTACTTGACAGACGATCTAAATGACCCAACACGTTGGCAGTTTCCAGAGGCAACAACACTTGGACCAAATGAATATTTACTTGTTTGGGCTGACCGTAACGGTGGAGAACTCTATGCATCATTTGCTCTTGATGCAAATGGTGAAGAAATAGGACTTTATGATAGCGACGGTTTAACGTTAATCGATTCAGTGGTTTTTCTCAAACAGATTCAAGATGTTTCTTATGGTCGAATACCAGACGGTGGCTCAAGTTGGAACTACCTGTTGTCTGTAACCCCTGGATATTCTAATCAAAATCCTTCTGTTGAAACCAAGTCTTCAGTTTGGTCTCTTGTGATTCTAGTAATCACTTTTGCAGCATTTGGCATTTCCATCTTGATTATCAACAAAAGAAAAGCAGGGACGAAAAACTGA
- a CDS encoding DUF4956 domain-containing protein, whose product MTVDELLSDFLNPPNTYQALTIERVMLSLCVTFGVTLFIFYVYRKTFNGVIYTRNFNVGLVLTGLVVSLVTLPISSNIALSLGMVGALSIVRFRTAIKDPADIVFTFWAIAVGIICGAGLYMIAIIGSPIIGFFLFVMSRANLRTNDPFLLVLHYAEAAEDAVQAALPENKLRSRTVTSVGVELMVEVRMKTKDVSQVDKLLKIDGVKDAALVSYNSDVS is encoded by the coding sequence ATGACTGTAGATGAGTTGTTATCTGATTTCCTGAATCCCCCAAACACCTATCAAGCACTAACAATCGAACGTGTAATGTTGAGCCTTTGTGTAACATTTGGGGTAACTCTGTTCATATTCTATGTGTACCGAAAAACCTTCAATGGCGTAATATATACCCGAAACTTCAATGTGGGATTAGTACTAACAGGGCTGGTAGTGTCCCTTGTCACTTTGCCGATCAGCTCTAACATCGCCTTATCTCTAGGAATGGTTGGTGCCCTAAGTATAGTACGCTTTCGCACCGCCATCAAAGACCCCGCCGATATCGTATTCACTTTCTGGGCAATAGCCGTGGGAATAATCTGTGGCGCAGGACTCTACATGATAGCCATAATTGGTTCACCAATAATCGGATTCTTCCTGTTCGTTATGAGCCGAGCTAATTTACGTACTAACGACCCATTCCTTTTGGTGCTTCATTATGCAGAGGCTGCTGAAGATGCTGTTCAGGCTGCACTTCCGGAAAACAAGCTTCGCTCTCGAACTGTAACCTCTGTGGGAGTGGAGTTGATGGTGGAGGTTCGGATGAAAACAAAAGACGTTTCACAAGTGGATAAGCTATTGAAAATTGATGGTGTAAAAGACGCAGCGCTTGTCAGTTACAATTCTGACGTGTCTTAG
- a CDS encoding carbohydrate-binding domain-containing protein, with product MAKQKLVLIVSAVCVLLLIVGFVGLNWNPPIADDTTGTSTNTESPSSSAPDDLASENEVPANTDDNNSGGDYVWSDSDVSEITLNKNSIAVDNKQVATVDGTTVTITSAGTYRVSGTLDDGQLIVDTDDEEAVTLILNGVTISSTSNSPLYVAQAEETVIVLADGTENYLTDTAYNQDNATLLSKDDLTIRGDGTLTVKGNVNDAIRSNDGLVIESGTIKVTSIDDGIRGKDFIVVKGGYVTINSVGDGLKSDNEEEADKGYITIEAGTIDVTSTQGDAITAQTDLHITDGTFTLTSGGGADSMLADSISTKGLKSALSITIDGGTFSIHSSDDAIHSNDMIVINGGTFDIASGDDGIHADISVEINNGNLDVTKSYEGVESAVVTINGGYLKIYSSDDGINLVDATESTSTWGPAQGGFGRPGQGGDMMSQNCYLYVNGGFVFIESDGDGVDSNGYIEMANGFLIINGPLSNADAAIDYGGGSFTITGGTLVAVGSAGMAQAPSASSTQYYANLRFGSTQSADTLVNVQTDSGEDVLTFCPTKTYQSLVFSTPELATGSYTVYVGGSSTGTPNNGLYEDGTYSGGTAYGNFTIS from the coding sequence ATGGCAAAACAAAAGTTGGTTTTAATTGTTAGTGCAGTCTGTGTACTGCTGTTAATTGTAGGTTTTGTAGGTTTAAATTGGAATCCGCCAATTGCAGATGACACTACAGGAACGTCTACCAACACAGAGAGTCCTTCTTCAAGTGCACCTGACGATTTGGCTTCTGAAAATGAAGTGCCCGCAAACACTGATGACAACAACAGTGGTGGCGACTATGTCTGGAGCGATTCTGATGTTTCTGAAATAACATTGAACAAGAATTCTATTGCGGTTGATAATAAACAAGTCGCCACTGTCGATGGAACAACAGTAACAATTACGTCTGCAGGCACCTATCGTGTTAGCGGAACTTTGGATGACGGACAGTTAATTGTAGACACTGATGACGAAGAAGCTGTTACGCTTATTCTAAACGGAGTCACCATCAGTAGCACATCAAACTCTCCCCTTTATGTTGCGCAAGCAGAAGAAACAGTGATTGTCCTTGCTGATGGAACAGAAAACTATCTGACAGATACTGCATACAATCAAGACAACGCTACGCTTCTCAGTAAGGATGACCTTACAATCAGGGGGGATGGGACGCTTACAGTTAAAGGAAATGTTAATGATGCAATTCGCAGTAACGACGGGCTTGTCATTGAAAGCGGAACTATCAAAGTAACTTCTATTGATGACGGCATTCGGGGTAAAGACTTCATTGTAGTCAAAGGCGGATATGTTACCATAAATTCTGTTGGCGACGGTCTAAAATCAGACAATGAAGAAGAAGCAGACAAAGGTTACATCACCATCGAAGCAGGCACAATAGACGTCACTTCTACACAAGGCGACGCCATCACTGCACAAACAGACCTCCACATAACTGACGGCACATTCACATTAACCAGCGGCGGCGGAGCTGACTCCATGTTGGCTGATAGCATATCAACTAAAGGGCTCAAATCTGCACTTAGCATAACCATAGATGGCGGAACTTTCAGTATCCATTCTTCTGATGATGCAATTCATTCAAACGACATGATTGTAATAAACGGTGGTACCTTTGACATTGCTTCAGGTGACGACGGCATACACGCTGACATATCCGTGGAAATCAATAACGGAAACTTAGATGTCACAAAATCCTATGAAGGCGTGGAAAGTGCAGTTGTAACCATTAACGGAGGTTATCTTAAAATTTATTCAAGTGATGACGGCATAAACTTGGTCGATGCCACAGAAAGCACTTCAACTTGGGGGCCAGCGCAAGGCGGTTTTGGAAGACCGGGACAAGGTGGTGACATGATGTCACAAAACTGTTATTTGTATGTCAATGGAGGTTTTGTTTTCATTGAATCAGATGGTGACGGCGTTGATTCCAACGGTTACATTGAGATGGCCAACGGATTTTTGATTATTAATGGTCCGCTTTCTAATGCTGATGCCGCTATCGACTATGGTGGAGGCTCATTCACAATCACTGGCGGAACATTGGTGGCTGTAGGAAGCGCTGGCATGGCACAGGCTCCTAGTGCGTCATCAACTCAATATTATGCAAACCTGAGGTTTGGCTCAACTCAATCTGCTGACACCTTAGTGAATGTGCAGACTGATTCAGGTGAAGACGTTCTCACGTTTTGCCCCACAAAAACGTACCAATCCTTGGTGTTCTCGACTCCTGAGCTTGCAACGGGTAGCTACACCGTATATGTCGGAGGAAGCTCCACAGGCACGCCAAATAACGGTTTATACGAAGATGGAACATACAGCGGGGGCACAGCCTACGGAAACTTTACTATTTCGTAG
- a CDS encoding transglutaminase-like domain-containing protein → MGCVTEEALQKYIELSGKLARKELHAELMGFFEKQYTILELLDWLHSKVKWTEGPIIRHNDPLKIIEFGKGRCGEFSILFTALCLAHRYRARLILDMSDHVWTEVWDDNLQRWIHVDPSEKRIDEPMMYERDWKKNLTRVYALENGNAENVTKNYKMSCVLADF, encoded by the coding sequence ATGGGTTGTGTCACGGAAGAAGCTCTTCAGAAGTATATCGAACTCAGTGGTAAGTTGGCACGTAAAGAATTGCATGCTGAGTTGATGGGTTTTTTTGAGAAGCAATACACGATTTTAGAGTTGTTGGATTGGTTGCATTCAAAGGTGAAATGGACGGAAGGACCTATTATTCGTCACAATGATCCATTGAAAATTATCGAATTTGGGAAAGGAAGGTGCGGGGAATTCAGTATTCTTTTCACTGCCCTTTGTTTGGCTCACAGGTACCGTGCTAGATTAATTCTTGATATGAGTGACCATGTGTGGACTGAAGTTTGGGATGACAACCTACAAAGGTGGATTCATGTGGACCCTTCAGAGAAACGAATTGATGAGCCTATGATGTATGAGCGTGACTGGAAAAAGAATCTGACACGAGTCTATGCCTTAGAGAACGGAAACGCCGAAAATGTAACAAAAAATTACAAGATGTCTTGTGTTTTAGCGGATTTCTGA
- a CDS encoding nucleotidyl transferase AbiEii/AbiGii toxin family protein — protein MLERKHVNFYARSSKVREDIAERDIALTYVLHILSGTILPQLAFKGGTCLKKTYFGKTGRFSMDLDFTSLNITLEELGNKLKQLFDNKTHYGIDFKIIDENVGFESYLAVVEYQHEWNPGSRFELQVSYREKPVFSTDELCLIEEMYFKFCEFQNFPVKCLQKEELLAEKIRAAFQRIRSRDLYDLYLFANRPYNKDLVKTLAVIKCWNARDPFNPEMLLDRLAKEEYDWEDLKRLVRKGNLPSKKDIINTVIKEYSFLKDLNDPLPKIIEDSKAHHEEELVNVVLSNLNKKTKA, from the coding sequence ATGCTAGAAAGAAAACACGTAAACTTCTACGCCCGATCAAGTAAAGTAAGAGAAGACATCGCTGAACGTGATATCGCACTCACATATGTGCTTCACATCCTCTCGGGTACAATCTTACCACAATTAGCCTTCAAAGGAGGAACTTGTCTAAAGAAAACATACTTTGGCAAAACAGGAAGATTCTCTATGGACCTTGATTTCACCAGCTTAAACATAACCCTTGAAGAGCTTGGAAACAAACTCAAGCAACTATTCGACAACAAAACCCATTACGGCATAGATTTCAAAATCATAGATGAAAATGTTGGCTTCGAATCTTATCTTGCAGTTGTTGAATACCAACATGAATGGAATCCAGGTTCTAGATTTGAGCTTCAAGTTAGTTACAGAGAAAAACCTGTCTTTTCTACGGATGAACTTTGCCTCATAGAAGAGATGTATTTCAAATTCTGTGAATTTCAAAATTTTCCTGTTAAATGCCTACAAAAAGAGGAACTGCTAGCTGAGAAAATCAGAGCTGCATTCCAAAGAATACGTAGCAGAGACCTTTATGATCTGTACTTATTTGCTAATCGACCCTACAATAAAGACCTAGTTAAGACATTGGCAGTTATCAAATGCTGGAATGCTCGAGACCCATTCAACCCAGAAATGTTACTTGACAGATTGGCAAAAGAAGAATATGATTGGGAAGACCTCAAAAGACTAGTGCGAAAAGGGAATCTTCCATCAAAAAAAGACATAATCAACACTGTGATCAAAGAATACTCCTTCCTAAAAGACTTGAATGACCCCCTTCCCAAAATCATAGAAGACTCGAAAGCACACCATGAAGAAGAACTTGTAAATGTAGTTCTTTCGAACTTGAACAAAAAAACAAAAGCTTGA
- a CDS encoding molybdopterin-dependent oxidoreductase yields the protein MSVVKPVTCPICGCVCDDLEITVEDGKIKKVKNGCVLSISKFMNYNCEHRLMKPMIRKNGKLEPVSLQEAVDKAAEILVNAKYPILHGWSSTTSEAIATGVKLTEEVGGVYDNCAVNCHGPSLQGVQHAGSPGSTLGQVRHRADLIIYWGANPMVSHPRQLARYTVGKEGKYAKSDIRSRYNKKAMAEQQAKSMNEVFDEEWMMQHYSTKSADLHGAILDPLRVDRKVIVVDVKKTPTAQMADQFIKIQPNTDFELFQAIRVILKGGDLDVDEVAGVPVKVLEDLVDAMISCRFGVLFWGLGLTMSLGKYRNTEDAIRLIRDVNQRTKFVMMPVRGHYNVAGSNVVACWLTGYPHSVDMSIGYPRYNPGETSITDILARGENDASVILGADPVSNYPKKLAEGFVNNPLIVLDPHKNISTLMADVAIPVAFSGIEASGTAYRLDNVPVTLKKVVEPPEGILTDDEILNMILAKVKELKAKQANA from the coding sequence ATGTCTGTTGTAAAACCTGTAACCTGTCCCATATGCGGTTGTGTATGTGACGATTTGGAAATAACTGTTGAAGACGGAAAAATAAAAAAAGTAAAAAACGGCTGTGTCCTTTCAATTTCCAAGTTCATGAACTATAACTGTGAACACCGACTCATGAAGCCCATGATTCGAAAAAACGGCAAACTCGAACCCGTTTCCCTACAAGAAGCTGTGGACAAGGCCGCAGAAATTTTGGTAAACGCAAAATATCCAATCTTGCACGGCTGGTCTTCAACTACTTCTGAAGCAATCGCTACTGGAGTAAAACTAACTGAAGAAGTCGGCGGCGTTTACGACAACTGTGCAGTTAACTGTCACGGTCCCTCCCTTCAAGGTGTTCAGCACGCTGGTTCTCCCGGTTCAACTTTAGGTCAAGTCAGACACCGTGCAGACTTGATTATTTATTGGGGTGCTAATCCGATGGTTTCCCATCCAAGGCAGCTTGCTAGATACACTGTTGGAAAAGAAGGCAAATACGCCAAAAGTGACATTCGAAGCCGTTACAACAAAAAAGCAATGGCTGAGCAACAAGCAAAAAGCATGAACGAAGTTTTTGATGAAGAATGGATGATGCAGCACTATTCTACAAAGTCTGCAGATTTACATGGCGCTATTCTTGATCCTTTAAGAGTTGACCGCAAAGTCATTGTTGTAGATGTAAAGAAAACTCCAACTGCTCAAATGGCTGACCAGTTCATAAAAATTCAACCAAATACTGATTTTGAGTTATTCCAAGCCATTCGAGTAATCCTCAAAGGCGGAGACTTGGACGTTGACGAAGTCGCAGGAGTTCCTGTGAAAGTACTTGAAGACCTTGTTGACGCTATGATCAGTTGCAGGTTTGGGGTTCTTTTCTGGGGGCTTGGATTAACCATGAGTCTAGGAAAATATAGAAACACCGAGGATGCAATCAGACTTATACGTGACGTAAACCAACGAACCAAGTTTGTTATGATGCCCGTTCGTGGCCACTATAACGTCGCTGGCTCAAATGTAGTCGCATGCTGGCTAACTGGATATCCTCATTCTGTTGACATGTCAATTGGTTATCCACGATACAACCCCGGGGAAACTTCAATCACGGACATTTTAGCCCGCGGAGAAAACGACGCTTCAGTAATCCTTGGCGCTGATCCTGTGTCTAACTATCCCAAAAAACTTGCAGAAGGATTTGTAAACAATCCTTTGATTGTTCTGGATCCTCACAAAAACATCTCAACCTTAATGGCAGACGTCGCAATACCCGTAGCTTTCAGTGGAATCGAAGCCTCAGGCACTGCATATCGACTGGACAACGTTCCTGTAACTCTAAAGAAAGTCGTTGAGCCACCCGAGGGCATTTTGACTGATGACGAAATCTTAAACATGATTCTCGCCAAAGTCAAAGAACTCAAAGCCAAACAGGCAAACGCCTAA
- the acs gene encoding acetate--CoA ligase, which yields MTTETPVESKKYCPMNRYLDVHKKSLENIEEYWEQEARNIEWFKTWDKVLEWNMPFAKWFPGGQLNASYLCVDKHVKTDRKNKAAIYWIGEDGEEKTLTYLQLQREVNKAAAALKALGVKDGDRIAFYLPMITELPIMMLACIRLGAIHTIVFSGFSSQALADRINDTEAKLVITSDGCFRRGKIIELKGIVDEACKLAPSVEKVLVVKRTAHDINMQEGRDMWYHDKVVPTKEIVAPVPVESTHPMFILYTSGTTGKPKGIVHSTGGYMVYINSVFNKVFHLREDSVYWCNADIGWITGHSFIVYAPLMNGASIVMYEGAPDFPTADRWWEIIEDYKVNVLYTSPTAIRMFMGMDIKFVKNHDLSSLELLGSVGEPINPEAWIWYFNNIGGGRCPIVDTWWQTETGGFMVSGAPGIGEIPMKPGSASYPLPGIDADVVDEDGNSVKPGVRGYIVIKKPWPGMTMTVYKDPERFKSTYWSRFPDCYFPGDYCMKDEDGYLWLLGRSDEVLKVAGHRLGTAEIESAIVEHPAVTEAAVASKPHDVKGESIVVFAVLAEGKTGSPELEKEIKMHVRKTVGPLATPEKTYFVSKLPKTRSGKIMRRVLKAIVVGKEVGDLSTIEDKSSVEVAKQAVAEG from the coding sequence ATGACAACAGAAACACCAGTCGAATCGAAAAAATATTGCCCGATGAACAGATATTTAGATGTACACAAAAAATCATTGGAAAATATTGAAGAATACTGGGAACAAGAAGCAAGAAACATTGAATGGTTCAAGACTTGGGACAAAGTCCTAGAATGGAACATGCCTTTTGCAAAATGGTTCCCCGGTGGTCAACTAAATGCCTCATACTTGTGTGTAGACAAGCATGTGAAAACTGACCGAAAAAATAAAGCAGCAATCTATTGGATTGGAGAAGACGGTGAAGAAAAGACTCTGACGTATCTCCAGCTCCAAAGAGAAGTTAACAAAGCCGCAGCAGCCCTGAAAGCTTTGGGTGTAAAAGACGGTGATCGTATCGCGTTTTACTTACCAATGATTACTGAACTGCCTATAATGATGCTGGCATGTATCAGACTGGGTGCAATTCATACCATCGTGTTCTCTGGATTCAGCTCACAGGCTCTTGCAGACAGGATTAACGACACTGAAGCTAAACTCGTTATTACTTCAGACGGTTGTTTCCGCAGAGGCAAAATCATTGAACTAAAAGGCATTGTTGACGAAGCCTGTAAACTGGCTCCATCAGTTGAAAAAGTTCTAGTTGTAAAACGAACAGCCCACGACATCAACATGCAAGAAGGACGCGACATGTGGTACCACGACAAAGTCGTACCAACAAAAGAAATTGTCGCCCCAGTTCCAGTTGAAAGCACTCACCCAATGTTCATCTTGTATACCTCCGGAACCACTGGTAAACCAAAAGGTATCGTCCACAGCACTGGCGGATACATGGTTTACATTAACTCTGTGTTTAACAAGGTCTTCCACCTACGCGAAGATAGTGTCTACTGGTGTAACGCAGACATCGGATGGATTACGGGTCACAGCTTCATTGTGTATGCACCTTTGATGAACGGCGCATCCATCGTTATGTATGAAGGAGCGCCTGACTTCCCAACCGCAGACCGCTGGTGGGAAATCATTGAAGACTACAAGGTTAACGTCCTTTACACGTCCCCAACTGCCATTCGTATGTTCATGGGAATGGACATCAAGTTCGTAAAGAACCACGACCTAAGCAGCCTAGAACTCCTTGGAAGTGTCGGAGAACCCATCAACCCAGAAGCATGGATTTGGTACTTCAACAACATCGGTGGCGGACGATGCCCAATAGTTGACACATGGTGGCAAACAGAAACCGGTGGATTCATGGTCTCTGGAGCACCAGGAATTGGAGAAATTCCAATGAAACCCGGATCTGCTTCATACCCGCTCCCCGGAATTGACGCTGATGTAGTAGATGAAGACGGTAATTCAGTAAAACCAGGCGTGCGAGGCTACATTGTAATCAAGAAACCATGGCCAGGAATGACCATGACAGTCTACAAAGACCCCGAGCGCTTCAAATCCACTTACTGGTCACGGTTCCCTGATTGTTACTTCCCTGGCGACTACTGTATGAAAGACGAAGATGGATATCTCTGGCTCCTTGGCCGATCCGACGAAGTCCTCAAAGTCGCAGGTCACAGACTTGGAACTGCCGAAATTGAAAGCGCAATTGTTGAACACCCTGCAGTAACAGAAGCCGCAGTAGCAAGCAAACCCCACGACGTCAAAGGAGAATCAATTGTTGTCTTCGCTGTCCTAGCAGAAGGAAAAACCGGAAGTCCAGAGCTAGAAAAAGAAATCAAAATGCACGTGCGCAAAACAGTTGGACCTCTTGCCACTCCTGAAAAGACCTACTTTGTATCTAAATTGCCCAAGACTCGAAGTGGCAAAATCATGCGACGAGTCCTCAAAGCAATCGTAGTAGGCAAAGAAGTCGGCGACCTATCTACAATTGAAGATAAATCTTCCGTAGAAGTCGCAAAACAAGCAGTCGCAGAAGGCTAA
- a CDS encoding ABC transporter substrate-binding protein, with protein sequence MSRLVDTKNKKIILGTILLLVIVGGSYGAYAILNPMQSNDPSEQNSVLTLTDYKDVNVTVNLPVERVACLSGGLTEIFCTLGGQDKIVARIDSVIFPPSILDVTSLAAAARDISAEALLDMDLDLVIADTAFSDDNRAAIEAAGVPVIIETTGDLARINTIITNFGLILDNSEKATEVLENIEYYTNLVDERITNANLATEEKTTFYVELTNEWRSRSDASVQGALLTSSGGINIVTDTSVMSPTVSAEVVVESNPDVIIKLYSKSTSLTDYQEAYAEIMNRTALQETTAVTSGQVYVCYWYLTTGEMYPVGELYFAKWLYPDLFADIDPSAIHAELVQDYYGIDLTGTWAYPSANEPEPTEPETVTVVDVNGDEITVSLPVERVVSISNGLTEAICALGCEDLIVGRDSGSTFPSSILSIDEVGASSYTPNVEMVLEKEPDLVVAGTMLNSNQEVLTQLRNAGIPVYIEKVSNYTRMTQFINDMGLVLDKETEATELVEYLNEIYNLVTERVATVMESEKPIVYAEWNNMWRTFKEGQGVDLMIVAAGGINIATVGEEMNSSGYISPEHVVEVNPDVILKMPTGVDGDVTVLQDARDELLSRTALSETTAVLNERVYVYDSTIYTGMRNPVGLLFFAKWLHPDLFADIDPIVVQADLIQEFFGIDLEAVYVYP encoded by the coding sequence ATGAGTAGACTTGTTGACACTAAGAATAAAAAAATCATTCTAGGGACAATTCTCTTACTAGTGATTGTTGGCGGCTCTTATGGTGCTTATGCCATACTTAATCCCATGCAATCAAACGACCCTTCTGAACAAAACTCAGTTTTAACACTTACAGATTATAAAGACGTTAATGTTACCGTTAATCTTCCTGTAGAACGTGTTGCTTGTCTTAGTGGTGGTTTGACGGAGATTTTTTGTACTTTAGGGGGTCAAGACAAGATTGTTGCACGCATTGACAGCGTAATTTTTCCGCCTTCAATTTTGGATGTGACCTCTTTGGCTGCAGCTGCTCGTGACATTAGTGCAGAAGCGTTGCTTGATATGGACCTTGATTTGGTTATTGCCGATACTGCCTTCTCTGATGATAATCGAGCAGCAATTGAAGCAGCTGGTGTGCCCGTTATTATCGAAACTACAGGGGATCTTGCCCGAATTAACACAATCATAACTAATTTTGGTCTAATTTTAGACAATTCAGAAAAAGCAACTGAAGTATTAGAGAATATAGAATACTACACTAACCTTGTTGATGAACGTATTACGAACGCGAATTTGGCCACAGAAGAAAAAACTACGTTCTATGTTGAATTAACGAATGAATGGCGTAGTAGATCTGACGCGAGCGTCCAAGGTGCTCTTTTGACTAGCAGTGGCGGAATAAACATTGTTACCGATACCTCAGTTATGTCTCCAACCGTAAGTGCGGAGGTTGTTGTAGAATCAAACCCTGATGTGATTATCAAGCTGTATTCCAAAAGCACTAGTTTAACAGATTATCAAGAGGCATACGCTGAGATAATGAATCGGACCGCGTTACAAGAGACAACTGCCGTAACTTCCGGTCAAGTGTATGTCTGTTATTGGTATCTTACCACGGGAGAGATGTATCCTGTTGGTGAGTTATATTTTGCTAAGTGGCTTTACCCTGACTTGTTTGCTGATATTGACCCCAGTGCAATCCACGCGGAATTGGTTCAAGATTACTATGGAATTGACTTAACTGGAACATGGGCGTATCCATCTGCGAATGAACCTGAACCAACCGAGCCAGAGACTGTTACTGTTGTAGATGTAAACGGTGACGAAATCACGGTGAGCCTTCCTGTGGAGCGTGTTGTCAGCATTTCAAACGGTTTAACAGAGGCCATCTGTGCTCTAGGTTGTGAAGATTTGATTGTGGGACGTGACTCAGGTTCTACTTTTCCGTCTTCCATTTTGTCGATAGATGAAGTAGGTGCCTCATCGTATACGCCAAATGTGGAAATGGTATTAGAAAAAGAGCCCGATTTGGTGGTTGCAGGTACTATGTTAAACTCTAATCAAGAAGTGTTAACTCAACTGAGGAATGCTGGCATCCCCGTTTATATTGAAAAGGTAAGCAATTACACACGAATGACACAATTCATCAACGACATGGGACTTGTCTTGGATAAAGAAACAGAAGCAACAGAGCTTGTTGAGTATCTTAATGAAATTTACAACCTTGTTACAGAACGTGTTGCAACTGTTATGGAGAGCGAGAAACCCATAGTTTACGCCGAATGGAACAATATGTGGCGGACATTTAAGGAAGGGCAAGGAGTTGACTTGATGATTGTTGCTGCTGGCGGAATAAACATCGCTACGGTTGGAGAAGAAATGAATTCTAGTGGATACATAAGTCCTGAGCACGTAGTTGAAGTAAATCCTGACGTCATTCTTAAGATGCCGACTGGAGTAGACGGTGATGTAACTGTCCTTCAAGATGCCCGAGATGAGTTGCTTAGCCGAACTGCATTGAGTGAGACCACTGCAGTCCTAAATGAGCGTGTTTATGTCTATGACTCTACGATATACACAGGAATGCGTAATCCAGTTGGTCTGCTCTTCTTTGCTAAGTGGTTACATCCTGACTTGTTTGCAGATATTGATCCTATTGTGGTACAGGCGGACCTGATTCAGGAATTCTTTGGAATAGACTTAGAGGCAGTCTACGTATATCCATAA